From the Micromonospora echinofusca genome, the window CGGGCAGCACGACCTGTCGCCCGTCGGCGAAGACCTGGATCTGCGTCTCGGCGAGGTCGCAGCGCAGCGATTCGAGGAACTGGGCCGGATCGGCCGCGTCCTGCTCCCAGTCGAGCACCCGACGCAGCCAGTCGAGCTGCTCGGCCCGAGCCGCGGCCGGGCCGCCGCCCGAACGCGGGAAGCGGAAGTCGGCGGCGACCCCGTACTCCGCCGAGCGGTGCATCTCCTCGGTGCGGATCAGCACCTCCACGGTGCGGTCCTTCGGCCCGCAGACGCTGGTGTGCAGCGAGCGGTAGAGGTTGTTCTTGGGCGAGGCGATGAAGTCCTTGAACCGGCCGGGTACGGGCCGCCACGTGCCGTGGATTGCGCCGAGCGCCGCGTAGCAGTCGGTGGCCGGGCCGTCCACCACGATCGCGATGCGGGGCAGGTCGAAGGGGGCGGCGTGGCCACCGGCGACGGTGTCCTTCCAGATCGAGTAGAGGTGCCGGGGGCGGGGGGTCACCACCGCGTCCACCCGGCTGCGGCGCAGGGCCGACTTCGCCCGGGCGACCACCTCGTCGAGGTACGCGTCCCAGCCCGGCCGGTCGTGCACGTGCCGGGCGATCCGGGCGTGCGACTCCGGCTCCAGGTGCAGCAGCACCACGTCGTCGAGTTCGCGCTTGAGCGTCTGGATGCCCAGCCGGTCGCAGAGCGGGACCAGGACCTCCTGGGTCTTGCGGGCGATCCGCTCCCGCGACGCGGCGGACCGGACGCCCAGGGTGCGCATGTTGTGCAGCCGGTCGGCCAACTTGATGATCAGGACCCGGACGTCCTTGCCGGCCGCGATGATCATCTTACGGATCGTCTCGGCCTCGGCGGCCTTGCCGTAGAAGGCCTTGTCGAACTTCGTCACCCCGTCGACGAGGTGGGCCACCTCCGGCCCGAAGTCCTCGGCGAGCGCCTGGAGCGTGTAGCGGGTGTCCTCCACGGTGTCGTGCAGCAGCGCGGCGACCAGGGTGATGGCGTCCATGCCGATCTCGGCGCAGATCTGGGCCACCGCCAGCGGGTGCGTGATGTAGGGCTCACCGCTCTTGCGGAACTGCCCGCGGTGCATGTTCTCCGCGATGGTGTAGGCCCGACGCAGCACGGAGGGCTCGGTGCCGGGGTGGATCGTCCGATGGGTCCGGACGAGGTGGCTGACCGGGTCGGTGTCGGCCGTGGGCCAGCTCAGCAGCGAGCGCAGTCGGCGGGCCAGCGGTAACTCGCCCGCCTGGGTCGGGAGGGCGCCCCCCAGGGCGGCGCCGCGTCCGGCGTCGACGTCCACGTGGGACACCTCCTCACCCCGGCTCCACGGCCGCCGGAACCCGGCAACCGTGAGCAGGCCCACGAAACGGGCAGGACTGCACTTCTCTAACAGCCTAAGGGAGCCGAGGTAGTCCGATCGGTCACTTGGTCATGGGCGTTCGGTCGAGCTTTGGTGGGAGGCGGCGTTCTCGGCCTTCCGCAGCAGGTCGCGGAAGCGGGCCGCACCGGCCACCGGGGACGCCCAACCGGAGGACATCTCCACCAACCGCGTCTCGGGCCGTTCCAACCAGGACAGGATGCGTTCCGTCTCCTCCGCGGAGGCACACGGCACCGGGCCGTGGCCGGGCAGGACGGTCTCGGCGGTCGCCCGGATCGCGGCGATCGTCGGTCGGGGGTGGACACCGGGGGGCGAGACGCCGGCGCCGGCCAGCCGGCCGTGCCGCACCAGCGCCAACTCCCAGCCACCCCGGGCCGCCGGCCGCGCGGCGGCCAGCTCGGCGATGCCGGTCAGGGCCGTCAGCCGCTGCATCCGTACGGTCGCCCGCAGCACCGCCGTCAGCCGGGACCGGGCCACCGCCGCCTCCTCGTAGCGCTGGGCGCCGGAGAGCACCTCGATGCGGGCGAGCAGGGCGTCGACCACCGGGCGGGGGTCGCTGGCGGTGGCGGTGCGAAACGGTGCGACCGCGCGGGCGTCGTACTCCTCGGGGGTGATCCGGTGCTCGCAGGGTGCCGGGCAGCGACCCAGCTCGGCCAGCGCGCAGGCCGGTGTGACCGTGCGCAGCGACAGCCGGTGGGTGCACTGGCGCAGCGGCACGGCGTCGTGGAAGCCGGCGGCGGCCAGCTCCGCGGCGCGCCGGGAGCTGAACGGCCCGAGGTAGGCGGCGTCGCCGGGGGAGATGGACCGCACCACCGACAGCCGGGGATACGGCCCGTCCGTCAGCTTCAGCCAGAGCATCCGCTCCGGGAACTTCGACCGCCGGTTGTAGGGCGGGGCGTGCGCCCCGATCAGCCGCAGCTCGCGGACCTCCGCCTCCAGCGAGTGGGCGCACTCCACCGCCTCGACCCGCTCGGCGGCGGCGAGCATCTCGGAGATCCGGGCCCGCTTCTCGGCCGCCGTGAAGTAGCTGCGCACCCGGGTGGCGATGTCGCCGGAGGTGCCGACGTAGAGCGGCCGGTCGTCGGCGGCCCGGAAGATGTAGACCCCCGGCGCCTTGGGCAGCCCCTCGGCCAGGTGCCGCTTGCGTCGCTGGGTCGGGCTGACCGCCCGGGCGAACTCGATGGCGTCGCCGACGGTGTCGACCCGGTGCCCGGCCAGGCGGGCGATCAGCCCGTGCAGCACGTCGACGGTGGCCTTGGCGTCGTCGAGCGCCCGGTGGGTGGGCTGGGTGGCGGTGCGGAAGTAGGTGGCGAGGGTGCCGAGCTTGCGGTTGGGCACCTCGTCGCGGGTCAGCACCCGGCGGGCCAGCGCGGCGGTGTCGAGCACCCGTGGGTTGGGCCAGCGGTAGCCGTGCTTCGCGCAGGCGGCCTTGAGGAAACCCACGTCGTAGGGGGCGTTGTGGGCGACCAGCACGGCGTCGGTGATGAACTCCAGGAAGCTCGGCAGCACCTGCTCGATCGGCGGGGCGGGCACCAGCATGGCCTGGGTGATGCCCGTGAGCACGGTGATGAAGGGCGGGATGGGCACGCCGGGGTTGACCAGGGTGGCCAGCACGCCCAGCTCCTCGCCGCCGCGCACCTTCACGGCGCCGATCTCGGTGATCCCACCGCCGTCCGGCGCGCCGCCGGTGGTCTCCAGGTCGACCACCACGAACGTCGTCGCGTACAGCGGCAGCGCCGGGTCGATCCCGCCCGCGCCCGGGTCGAACCCGGCCAGCGGCTCCTGGACGTACTCGGTCTCTGCCATCGGCGGCACGCTAGCGGTCCGGTCCGACACTCCCGTCCCAGGGGCATCAGACGTCACCACGGGTCTAGGATGAGAGATCGGCTCACTCACCGGGCGGTGGGCCCGGTCGCGGTGGGAGACTTGCCACATGCCCCTCACCGAGCCGCACGACGACCACCTCCGGCAGGAGGATCCGGTCGACGCTGCGCGTGAGACCGGTGGGGGCGTTCCCGACGAGGTCGGCCCCGAGGTCACGGCCGCCGAGGCGCCCGAGGCCGACGTGTCGCGGCCCGAGGCGGAGGCGGAGGCGTCCGCGCCCGAGCCGGAGCCCGTCCTGCCCGAGCCGGTCCGGCAGCGCATCGTGGCGCTCACCGCGGCGGTGCTGCCCGGGCTGCCCGCCGACGAGGTGCCGGTGCCGCTGCGCCGGGTCGCCAAGTTCGCCCCGAACCGCCGGGCCCGGCTCGGTGCCCCGGCGATCGCCGCCCAGCTCACCGGCGACCCGCTGTTCCGGCAGCGGATCACCGCCCGGGTGCTCGCCGACACCGGTGACCTGGGCGCCGCCGTGCTGGAGGGCACGGCGCCGGCCGCCGCCGACCCGGTCGAGGTGGCCGCGCTGGCCTACCTGGCCCGGCCCCGGGGCTGGCGCGACCTGATCGAGGCCAGCGGCGCGGCGGTCCGCGCCGAGGCCGACAGCGCCGTGGTCGCCGAACTGGTCCGCGAGGCCGAGCAGCGGGCCACCCGCGCCGAGCACGACCGGGCGGTGGCCCGGGTCGAGGCGGAGAAGCTCCGCGACGAGCTGGCGCGGGTCCGCGAGGAGCTGGGCCAACTGCGCGAGGACAGCCGACAGCTGCACCGGTCGCTGCGCGAGACGCAGGCCCGCGAGCGCAAGGCCGCCGAGTTGCTCGCCACCGAGCGGGGCCGGGCCGCCCGGGCGACGGCGGACGCCGACGCGGAGCTGCGTCGGGTACGGGCGCGGCTGGCCGAGGCCGAGGCGGCCGCCGGGGTGGCCCGGGCCAGCGCCAAGGAGGCCCGCTCGGTCGACGACGCCCGGCTCTGGCTGCTGCTGGAGACCATCGGGCAGGCCGCCGTGGGGCTGCGCCGGGAGCTGGCGCTCGACCCGGTCGACAAGCTGCCCGCCGACTTCGTCGCCGACGCCTTCGCCGACCAGTCCGGCACCACGGCGGCCGGCACCGCCGCCCGGGCCCGCGACACCGACGACCCGGCCCGCCTCGACCAGTTGCTCGCCCTGCCCCGGGCGCACCTCGTCGTCGACGGCTACAACGTGACCAAACGAGGCTTCGGCGAGATGTCCCTGGAGCAGCAGCGCAAGCGGCTGATCACCGGGCTGGGCGGGATCGCCGCGCAGACCGGCGACGAGGTCACGGTGGTCTTCGACGGCGCTGAGCGGATGCACGGGCTGCCGCCTTCGCCGCGCGGCGTGCGGGTGCTCTTCTCCCGCAAGGGGGAGACCGCCGACGAGCTGATCCGGCGCCTGGTCCGCGCCGAGCCGTCGGGCCGCCCGGTGGTGGTGGTCTCCTCGGACCGCGAGGTCGCCGACGGCGTACGCCGGCACGGGGCGTACCCGCTGGGTGCCGATTCGCTGCTGCGCCGGCTCGCCCGGTCCTGATCGGGACGCTTGATCGCTTTCGGGCCCTCCGGGGCCGGTTGTCCCTTTCTGTCGTACCCCCGGCCTACCGTCGTGGTGACCGACGGTGCTCGGGTGGCGACGGTGACGCCGCACCCGGCCGCCGCAGCGCATCAGGAGGCGAGATGCTCATCGACTGCGCGGGGTGCGGGATCCGGGGGAGCGGCTGTGCCGACTGCCTGGTGACCGCCCTGCTCGACGATTCGTCCCCGGCCGCCGGGCTGGGCGGCCCGGAGGCCCGGGCGATCGAGGTGTTCGCCCGGGCCGGGTTCGAGGTGGAGGTGCTGCCCACCCCCCCGGCCCGCCGGGCGGCAGACCCGACGTCGCCGCGTCGCGTGACGCGCGCGGGCCGGGGCACTCGACGACGCCCGCCCCCGGGCCGGTGGCTCGGGGACGGGCGTGCGAGGGGATGACGGTCAGCGGGACGGGTCCCGGTTGAACAGCCTCTTCGCCCAGAGATAGCCGACCAGCGCGATGGCGGCGCACCAGGCCGTCGCGACAGCGGCGTTCGTCCCCATCGGCCCGCCGGTCGTCAGGCCGCGCAGGGTCTCGATGATGGGGGTGAAGGGCTGGTGCTCGGCGAACTGCCGCAGCCCGGCGGGCATCGATTCGGTGGGCACGAACCCGCTGCCGATGAAGGGCAGGTAGGTCAGCGGCATGGGCAGGTTGCTCGCCGTCTCGACGCTCTTGGAGACCAGCCCCAGCGCGACCGAGAGCCAGGTGAACGCGAAGGCGGTCATGACCAGCACACCGGCGGCCGCCAGCCAGGCCGGCGCGTCCGTGGTGGGCCGGAAGCCGATCAGCAGGGCCACCCCGGTGACCACCGCCAGGCTGAGCACGGTCTGTACCATGCTGCCCAGCACGTGCCCGGTCAGCACCGACACCCGGGCGATCGCCATGGTCCGGAACCGGGCGATGATGCCCTCGGTCATGTCCATGGCGACCGACACCGCCGTCCCGGTGGCCGCCAGGCCGGCGGTGATCAGCAGGATTCCCGGGGTCACGTAGTTGACGTAGTCGCCCCGGTCGCCCGAGCCGCCGCCCAGCCCGGCGCCGAGGGTCGAGCCGAAGACGTAGACGAAGAGCAGCAGGAGCAGGATGGGCATGCCGACGAGCAGCACCGTCATCGAGGGGTAGCGCACCCAGCGGCGCAGGTTGCGGCGCAGCATGGTGCGGGAGTCGCGTACGGCGTACGTGAGGGTGCTCATCGGGGGGTTCCCACCTTCTCGGGCCGGCCGGTGAGGGCCAGGAAGACGTCGTCGAGATCGGGCGTGTGCACGGACAGCGACTCCACGGCGATGGACTGGCCGTCGAGCAGGTCGAGCAGGTCGCGCAGCGACCGGACACCGCCGTCGCCGGGCACGTGCAGGGTGAGCTCGTCGGCGGTGCGGGAATGCCCGGGCAGCATCCGCGCGGCCGTGTCGTACGCGGCCCGGTCGGCGAAACGCAGGCTGACGTGCCCGCCGGGGACGAGTCGCTTGAGTTCCGCCGGGCTGCCCTCCGCCACCAGGCGGCCGTGGTCGAGCACGGCGATGCGGTCGGCGAGCTGGTCCGCCTCCTCCAGGTACTGGGTGGTGAGGAAGATGGTGACGCCGTCCGCCACCAGGTCCCGGACGATCTGCCACATGGCCTGCCGGCTGCGCGGGTCGAGCCCGGTGGTGGGCTCGTCCAGGAAGACCACGCGGGGCCGGCCGACCAGGCCCATCGCCAGGTCGAGCCGCCGGCGCATCCCGCCGGAGTAGCCGGCGACGGGCTTGCCGGCCGCCTCGACGAGGTCGAACATCCTGAGCAGGCCTCTCGCGCGCTGCCGCCCCTCGGCGCGGGGCAGGTGGTGCAGGTCGGCCATGAGCCGCAGGTTCTCCTCGCCGGTGAGCAGCCCGTCGACGGCGGAGAACTGACCGGTCACGCCGATGGCGGCGCGTACCGCGTCGGGCTCCCGGGCGACGTCGTGGCCGGCGACCCGCGCCTCGCCGGAGTCGGCGCCGATCAGGGTGGACAGGATCTGCACCGTCGTGGTCTTGCCGGCGCCGTTGGGGCCGAGCAGGGCGAAGATCGTCCCGGCGGCGACGGTGAGGTCGATGCCGTCGAGCACGACGTGGTCGCCGAAGGACTTCCGTAGGGCGGCGACCGAGATGGCCGCCGGAGCCGGGCTGGGTGGCATGTCTTCTCCTTCCACGCCGGCCGTCGGGCCGGGCGGGGCGGTCCGGCCGTCGGGGCCGGTGGGGACGGACGGGACGGGCGAGCGGGGGTCAGCCGCGGCGGACGACGATGTCGCCGAAGGAGGTCCGGGCGCTCACCCGCACGGCACCCTCGGGCTCGCCGGGCGGGTCGTACGCCTCGAGGTGGTTCTCCACCCGGCCGAACTGGGTGTGCAGGTCGAGCAGGGCGGCGGTGCCGGAGCGGACACCGACCTCGAGCCGACCGCTCTGGGTCCGGACCGTCACCGTGCCCGCCGAGACCTCGCCGATGCGGACGTCGCCGTTGACGGCGGTGGCGGTGACCGTGGCGTACGCGCAGTCGACGGCGATGTCGCCGTTGGCCGCCTTCACGCGCGCCTCGCCG encodes:
- a CDS encoding NYN domain-containing protein gives rise to the protein MPLTEPHDDHLRQEDPVDAARETGGGVPDEVGPEVTAAEAPEADVSRPEAEAEASAPEPEPVLPEPVRQRIVALTAAVLPGLPADEVPVPLRRVAKFAPNRRARLGAPAIAAQLTGDPLFRQRITARVLADTGDLGAAVLEGTAPAAADPVEVAALAYLARPRGWRDLIEASGAAVRAEADSAVVAELVREAEQRATRAEHDRAVARVEAEKLRDELARVREELGQLREDSRQLHRSLRETQARERKAAELLATERGRAARATADADAELRRVRARLAEAEAAAGVARASAKEARSVDDARLWLLLETIGQAAVGLRRELALDPVDKLPADFVADAFADQSGTTAAGTAARARDTDDPARLDQLLALPRAHLVVDGYNVTKRGFGEMSLEQQRKRLITGLGGIAAQTGDEVTVVFDGAERMHGLPPSPRGVRVLFSRKGETADELIRRLVRAEPSGRPVVVVSSDREVADGVRRHGAYPLGADSLLRRLARS
- a CDS encoding ABC transporter permease, which produces MSTLTYAVRDSRTMLRRNLRRWVRYPSMTVLLVGMPILLLLLFVYVFGSTLGAGLGGGSGDRGDYVNYVTPGILLITAGLAATGTAVSVAMDMTEGIIARFRTMAIARVSVLTGHVLGSMVQTVLSLAVVTGVALLIGFRPTTDAPAWLAAAGVLVMTAFAFTWLSVALGLVSKSVETASNLPMPLTYLPFIGSGFVPTESMPAGLRQFAEHQPFTPIIETLRGLTTGGPMGTNAAVATAWCAAIALVGYLWAKRLFNRDPSR
- a CDS encoding RelA/SpoT family protein gives rise to the protein MDVDAGRGAALGGALPTQAGELPLARRLRSLLSWPTADTDPVSHLVRTHRTIHPGTEPSVLRRAYTIAENMHRGQFRKSGEPYITHPLAVAQICAEIGMDAITLVAALLHDTVEDTRYTLQALAEDFGPEVAHLVDGVTKFDKAFYGKAAEAETIRKMIIAAGKDVRVLIIKLADRLHNMRTLGVRSAASRERIARKTQEVLVPLCDRLGIQTLKRELDDVVLLHLEPESHARIARHVHDRPGWDAYLDEVVARAKSALRRSRVDAVVTPRPRHLYSIWKDTVAGGHAAPFDLPRIAIVVDGPATDCYAALGAIHGTWRPVPGRFKDFIASPKNNLYRSLHTSVCGPKDRTVEVLIRTEEMHRSAEYGVAADFRFPRSGGGPAAARAEQLDWLRRVLDWEQDAADPAQFLESLRCDLAETQIQVFADGRQVVLPAGATPVDLAYELGTERGDHCLAARINGRLAPLSSELDEGDVVEIFTETDAANGFDADVAPRGPRREWLGFVKSPQAQMQISRWFADHTEPGISITDKVRLGRATIGLALRKHDRGLASDLPLLRLSEELGYPDLETLLVAVFDRVIEPDAVVRQLIDLVDHRQ
- a CDS encoding ATP-binding cassette domain-containing protein, with amino-acid sequence MPPSPAPAAISVAALRKSFGDHVVLDGIDLTVAAGTIFALLGPNGAGKTTTVQILSTLIGADSGEARVAGHDVAREPDAVRAAIGVTGQFSAVDGLLTGEENLRLMADLHHLPRAEGRQRARGLLRMFDLVEAAGKPVAGYSGGMRRRLDLAMGLVGRPRVVFLDEPTTGLDPRSRQAMWQIVRDLVADGVTIFLTTQYLEEADQLADRIAVLDHGRLVAEGSPAELKRLVPGGHVSLRFADRAAYDTAARMLPGHSRTADELTLHVPGDGGVRSLRDLLDLLDGQSIAVESLSVHTPDLDDVFLALTGRPEKVGTPR
- a CDS encoding DEDD exonuclease domain-containing protein translates to MAETEYVQEPLAGFDPGAGGIDPALPLYATTFVVVDLETTGGAPDGGGITEIGAVKVRGGEELGVLATLVNPGVPIPPFITVLTGITQAMLVPAPPIEQVLPSFLEFITDAVLVAHNAPYDVGFLKAACAKHGYRWPNPRVLDTAALARRVLTRDEVPNRKLGTLATYFRTATQPTHRALDDAKATVDVLHGLIARLAGHRVDTVGDAIEFARAVSPTQRRKRHLAEGLPKAPGVYIFRAADDRPLYVGTSGDIATRVRSYFTAAEKRARISEMLAAAERVEAVECAHSLEAEVRELRLIGAHAPPYNRRSKFPERMLWLKLTDGPYPRLSVVRSISPGDAAYLGPFSSRRAAELAAAGFHDAVPLRQCTHRLSLRTVTPACALAELGRCPAPCEHRITPEEYDARAVAPFRTATASDPRPVVDALLARIEVLSGAQRYEEAAVARSRLTAVLRATVRMQRLTALTGIAELAAARPAARGGWELALVRHGRLAGAGVSPPGVHPRPTIAAIRATAETVLPGHGPVPCASAEETERILSWLERPETRLVEMSSGWASPVAGAARFRDLLRKAENAASHQSSTERP